One region of Salinibacter grassmerensis genomic DNA includes:
- a CDS encoding YebC/PmpR family DNA-binding transcriptional regulator yields MAGHTRKWAKVKRKKKKDDRRKSKVWARLSQEIEKAAREGGGDPDTNVALSQALERAREEDMAKDTIERAIKRGTGDLEEEGREKVTYEGYAPHGVAVFVEGETENINRTVKDLRNLFSDHGGNLGKDGSVAYLFGQKGRFEIPTDATDEMTLFEVAVEAGAEEVDETDETYVVTTDRDAFADVGEALDEAGIPMDANDLVRAPTTTVALAPDERDAVRGLIEKINDLRDVEAVYTTLEIDGAPLALGVDVDSPAGH; encoded by the coding sequence ATGGCCGGACACACGCGCAAGTGGGCAAAGGTCAAGCGCAAGAAGAAAAAGGACGACCGGCGCAAGTCGAAGGTGTGGGCGCGGCTATCGCAGGAGATTGAGAAGGCCGCCCGGGAAGGAGGGGGCGACCCGGACACGAACGTCGCCCTCTCACAGGCCCTGGAGCGGGCCCGCGAGGAAGACATGGCGAAGGACACGATTGAGCGAGCCATCAAGCGGGGCACGGGAGACCTAGAGGAAGAGGGCCGCGAGAAGGTGACCTATGAGGGCTACGCTCCCCACGGTGTGGCCGTCTTCGTGGAGGGGGAGACGGAGAACATCAATCGTACCGTGAAGGACCTCCGCAACCTGTTCTCCGACCACGGCGGCAACCTCGGCAAGGACGGCTCCGTCGCGTACCTGTTCGGGCAAAAAGGGCGATTCGAAATCCCCACCGACGCCACGGACGAGATGACGCTCTTCGAGGTCGCCGTGGAGGCCGGTGCGGAGGAGGTCGACGAGACCGACGAAACGTACGTCGTTACCACCGACCGGGATGCCTTCGCCGACGTGGGCGAGGCCCTCGACGAGGCCGGAATTCCCATGGACGCGAACGACCTCGTGCGCGCCCCGACCACGACCGTCGCCCTGGCCCCCGACGAGCGCGACGCGGTAAGGGGGCTGATCGAAAAGATCAACGACCTCCGGGACGTGGAAGCCGTCTACACCACTCTGGAGATCGACGGCGCCCCGCTGGCGCTCGGCGTCGACGTGGACTCCCCCGCTGGACATTGA
- the ruvC gene encoding crossover junction endodeoxyribonuclease RuvC, producing the protein MIILGVDPGSRATGYGLVDQSGGGEHLVAADTIRLGSTDDHPSRLKHIYDALVDVIDAHGPDEFAVEMPVYGQNPQSMLKLGRAQAAAMMAALNRDLPVAQYTPKEVKKSVTGNGNASKKQVGFMIESILSAEAETFTHDTSDALAIALCHGNRDAHDDGDSYTGWASFVDANPDRVSE; encoded by the coding sequence ATGATTATTCTCGGCGTTGACCCCGGCTCCCGCGCCACCGGCTACGGCCTCGTTGACCAGTCCGGCGGCGGTGAGCACCTCGTGGCCGCCGACACGATCCGTCTCGGGAGCACCGACGATCATCCCTCCCGCCTGAAGCACATTTACGACGCGCTCGTCGATGTCATCGACGCGCACGGCCCCGACGAGTTTGCGGTGGAGATGCCGGTGTACGGCCAAAACCCCCAGTCCATGCTGAAGCTGGGGCGGGCCCAGGCCGCCGCGATGATGGCGGCCCTCAACCGCGACCTGCCCGTGGCTCAGTACACGCCGAAGGAGGTAAAAAAGTCCGTGACAGGCAACGGCAATGCCTCGAAGAAGCAGGTCGGGTTTATGATCGAGTCGATCCTCTCCGCCGAGGCGGAGACCTTTACCCACGACACCTCCGATGCCCTCGCCATTGCGTTGTGCCATGGCAACCGCGACGCGCACGACGACGGCGACTCCTACACCGGATGGGCCAGCTTCGTCGACGCCAACCCCGACCGCGTGTCGGAATGA
- a CDS encoding DUF4290 domain-containing protein, with product MRYDSTMVDRQVGRNAELFAQSIAELDSREDRYPYVRILISLIDQAHPEWRQAPKKVERIAELAHELSGGQLDTDEVERAVRVRDKEKGYR from the coding sequence ATGCGCTATGATTCTACGATGGTCGACCGACAGGTGGGCCGAAACGCTGAGCTTTTCGCACAGTCGATCGCCGAGCTGGACTCGCGGGAGGATCGATACCCGTATGTTCGCATCCTCATCAGCCTCATCGACCAGGCCCATCCAGAGTGGCGGCAGGCCCCCAAGAAGGTAGAGCGGATTGCCGAGCTCGCCCACGAGTTGAGCGGCGGTCAACTCGACACCGACGAGGTAGAACGGGCGGTTCGGGTGCGGGACAAAGAAAAAGGGTACCGCTAG